Genomic segment of Coriobacteriia bacterium:
TCAGCATGACCGGACAGGCCACCGCGCAGATCGCGCTCGTGCTCATCTTGGCCGGCGTGTTCATCGGACTGCTCGGCTCAGGGTTTGCGCTGAGGCGCTACCTGAAGGTCTAGGGGCCAGCGCGAGCCGGCATCGACCTCCCAACGAAAGCGGTATAGCTGCATGAGCAAGACCACCAAGGTCATCGTCGGCGTTGCGCTCGTCGTGATCGTCGCGTCGTTCGGCTTCATCGGAGGCTTCGCCGTATCGCACCTCGGCTACTTCACCGAGTTGCCGTCGGCGGCTGCCCTGAGCCCGAACGGCAGCCCCACCGCCGACAAGGTCTCTGAGGTCGAAGCGCTTCTCAAGGCACAGGCACTGAGTCCTCCCACCGAGACCTCGGCCACTGCGGGCGCCGTTCAGGGCCTTCTGGGTAGCAACGGCGACAAGTACGCTACGTACTTCGATGCGACGCACTTCAAGGCGTTCTCCGAGGAGACCAACGGCTCCTTTGGCGGCATCGGCGTGGTTCTCGGCGAGAACAAGCAAGGCCAAGCGTACGTTGTCGAGGTCTACCCCAACACGCCCGCCGCTAAGGCCGGCATGAAACAGGGCGATGTCTTCCTCGTCATCGGCGGCGTCCGCCAAGACAAGTGGACGCAGGACGAGGTCGTGAAGCGCGTTCGCGGGGCGGAAGGCACTCAGATTGCCCTGACGATGCTTCGACCAAATGCCGACCCGACGAAGGCCGGCACTGAGGTGCCGTTCAAGATCACTCGAGCGATGATCGACTACCCCAATACCAAGACCAAGATGTACGGCAACGTGGGCTACGTGCGGCTGGGGCAGTTCAACGCCAACTCCACCACTGACATGGAGAAGGCGATCAACGACCTGACCAAGCAGGGCGCCAAGTCGCTCGTCCTCGACCTGCGCGAAGATCCCGGCGGGCTGCTCGACCAAGCCGTCGGTGTCTCGTCGCTGTTCATTCCGGATGGCCCGATCGTTCGCGTTGACGAGCGCAACAAGCCCGAGGCTGTCAGCTACGCGACAGGGCACAAGATCACCGACCTGCCGCTCGTGGTGCTCATCGACGGCAACTCGGCCTCAGCCAGTGAGATCACCGCGGGTGCTTTGCAGGACTACGGCCGTGCCACGCTCGTCGGCGAGCAGAGCTACGGCAAGGGCAGCGTTCAGACGATCGTCCCGCTTCCGGATGGGTCTGCGGTCAAATTCACCATCGCCCACTACCTGACGCCCAAGAAGCGCGTCATTAACGGCATCGGCCTGACCCCGGATCACATCGTCGTCATGGACCCGATGAAGCAACTCGATCCTAAGACGGACACCCAGCTCAACACAGCCATAGCGCTGGCCAAAGCCAAGGGGAAGTAAGCGATAGACGTGCAGGCGCCCCGGGGGTGCCGCGCTCAAACATGCTCGAAGGGCCGCCCACTGGGCGGCCCTTCTGCGCAACTGCGCGCGGCACCCCCGGGGCGCCCGCACGTCTACAAGACGCTGAGTTCCTAGTCTTCTTCGTCCTCGTCGTCTAAGGCGATGAGCGACTCAAAGTCGGGCGCGGCCTCCTCGGACAGCAGGTGCGGACGGGTCGTCGCCGCAGCCTCCTCCTCGGTCTCGGGCACCGAGATGAGCTCGAGCGTGGAGCCATCGCCGTGAAGAACGAAGCGCCAGCGCTCCTCGGGAAGCGGCTCGAAGTCGAGGTAGCGGAAGGAGAGCACGTTGAGGAAGAGGCAGCCGTTGACGACCAGCGTCGCGGACTCAGGGTCTGCCATCAGCTTGACCAGCGCCGCGCGGCCATCATCGACAGACTGTCCATGCGCGGTGAAGCGATACTCAAGGCTCTCGAGTGTCTCGAGAGCTCGGAGCATATCGCGGGGGTTTGCGAGGGTGCCTCTGCCGATCAGACAGGGCGCGAGGTCGTGTTCATGGT
This window contains:
- a CDS encoding S41 family peptidase, producing MSKTTKVIVGVALVVIVASFGFIGGFAVSHLGYFTELPSAAALSPNGSPTADKVSEVEALLKAQALSPPTETSATAGAVQGLLGSNGDKYATYFDATHFKAFSEETNGSFGGIGVVLGENKQGQAYVVEVYPNTPAAKAGMKQGDVFLVIGGVRQDKWTQDEVVKRVRGAEGTQIALTMLRPNADPTKAGTEVPFKITRAMIDYPNTKTKMYGNVGYVRLGQFNANSTTDMEKAINDLTKQGAKSLVLDLREDPGGLLDQAVGVSSLFIPDGPIVRVDERNKPEAVSYATGHKITDLPLVVLIDGNSASASEITAGALQDYGRATLVGEQSYGKGSVQTIVPLPDGSAVKFTIAHYLTPKKRVINGIGLTPDHIVVMDPMKQLDPKTDTQLNTAIALAKAKGK